A window of Mucilaginibacter paludis DSM 18603 contains these coding sequences:
- a CDS encoding RagB/SusD family nutrient uptake outer membrane protein, with translation MKKRLIKQAQIVLAFALICVGFVACKKSVLDKADQNGVDVAVVWSNQSTVNEYLNALYDLAMPNWPTPGSLHNTSDELGNATLSILNGTLTGSTNEVTDIYTANKEANINGGGGDVYYLIYRCNNAIKNLGANSSLSSSAAAPLRGQFYFFRAYIYFLMVRIYGGVPLVLETQNPANGIPSLYVPRSKSSICFTQIQSDLDSAAALLPATWTLSSDNGRITRAVAMAFKGKAALYWASPQFNPNNIMSRWQDAYNACKAAYAQAQTDGYALYPATSGGLGNVWIDESANNKERMMWRSIDATVVSPAHGTNNENITRPVSETTGGGGSNQPTWNLVQAFPMANGLPITDPNSGYDATQYWLNRDPRFAQTIAYNGQIWNLSGKTNRHEWTYQNISTIGGTFLDDASKPSVTGFYCRKICNPSITAAQAAYSSNTSGGSGMDWIELRFAEVLLNYAECANAIGNLNECEGLIATLRAARGFAAGSYNYGMANLTGGLSGTMPAFLLTERQIEFAMEGKRYWDLRRTRQYDKLSGTALRALITTVNYNAATFPYVAGAANNKNVVSSAIYMDIANSTGSRVCDTLNVNNKATYTKFFTATPTNLTYSGGSGVINYPTTYYFYPLPPNFLQTSPALQQTIGWPGGSFDPLQ, from the coding sequence ATGAAAAAAAGATTAATAAAGCAAGCACAAATAGTTTTGGCGTTTGCGTTAATATGTGTGGGATTTGTGGCATGTAAAAAGAGTGTGCTTGATAAAGCGGATCAAAACGGAGTAGATGTTGCGGTCGTTTGGAGTAATCAATCAACAGTTAACGAATATCTTAATGCTTTATATGATTTGGCTATGCCTAACTGGCCAACCCCTGGTTCACTTCATAACACAAGTGACGAATTAGGTAATGCAACTTTATCTATTTTAAATGGAACCTTAACTGGTAGCACTAATGAAGTTACAGATATTTATACAGCTAACAAGGAAGCTAATATTAATGGCGGAGGCGGTGATGTTTATTATTTAATTTACCGTTGTAACAATGCAATTAAAAATCTTGGTGCTAATAGTTCCTTAAGTAGCAGTGCTGCAGCTCCACTTAGAGGGCAGTTTTATTTTTTCAGAGCTTACATCTATTTTTTAATGGTTAGAATATATGGAGGTGTTCCCCTGGTCTTAGAAACACAAAATCCGGCAAATGGCATTCCGTCACTCTATGTGCCAAGATCTAAATCCAGTATTTGTTTTACGCAGATACAATCCGATCTTGATTCGGCAGCTGCTCTTTTACCTGCAACATGGACATTGTCAAGTGATAACGGACGTATTACACGGGCGGTAGCTATGGCTTTTAAAGGTAAAGCGGCGCTTTATTGGGCGAGTCCGCAATTTAATCCCAATAATATCATGAGTCGCTGGCAGGATGCTTATAATGCCTGTAAGGCGGCGTATGCTCAGGCGCAGACCGATGGTTATGCTTTATACCCAGCAACAAGCGGCGGCTTAGGTAACGTATGGATTGACGAAAGCGCAAATAATAAAGAACGTATGATGTGGCGTTCTATAGATGCCACGGTTGTTAGCCCCGCACATGGTACCAATAATGAAAACATAACCAGGCCTGTTTCCGAAACAACCGGCGGCGGCGGTAGTAACCAGCCGACATGGAATTTGGTGCAAGCTTTCCCTATGGCAAATGGTTTGCCAATCACCGATCCTAATTCGGGTTATGATGCTACACAGTATTGGTTAAATCGCGATCCACGCTTTGCCCAAACTATAGCCTATAATGGCCAAATCTGGAATTTAAGTGGTAAAACTAACCGCCATGAATGGACTTATCAGAATATTTCAACGATAGGCGGAACATTTTTAGATGATGCCTCCAAGCCTAGCGTTACTGGTTTTTATTGCCGTAAAATATGTAATCCGTCTATAACAGCTGCACAAGCTGCATATAGTTCAAATACTAGTGGCGGTAGTGGTATGGATTGGATTGAGTTACGTTTTGCCGAAGTTTTGTTAAATTATGCTGAATGTGCTAATGCAATTGGAAACCTTAATGAGTGTGAGGGGCTGATAGCAACGCTTCGTGCAGCGCGTGGTTTTGCCGCCGGTAGCTATAACTATGGTATGGCAAATCTTACAGGAGGACTTAGTGGCACAATGCCTGCATTTTTATTAACCGAGCGTCAAATAGAGTTTGCTATGGAAGGTAAACGTTATTGGGATTTACGCAGAACGCGCCAGTATGATAAGTTATCAGGTACAGCGTTAAGGGCGCTTATAACAACTGTAAATTATAACGCCGCTACTTTCCCATACGTAGCAGGTGCTGCTAATAATAAAAATGTGGTTTCTTCCGCTATATATATGGACATAGCTAATTCCACGGGTTCTCGTGTTTGTGATACCCTTAATGTAAATAACAAGGCAACTTATACTAAGTTCTTTACAGCCACGCCTACCAACTTAACATACAGTGGCGGGTCAGGCGTTATAAATTATCCAACCACTTATTATTTTTATCCGTTACCTCCTAATTTTTTGCAAACGAGTCCGGCGTTACAGCAAACTATTGGTTGGCCTGGAGGATCATTTGACCCATTACAATAA
- a CDS encoding SusC/RagA family TonB-linked outer membrane protein, which translates to MRKILLLFSVLLLMSSALKAQNRTITGVVTDEKGETLPGVTVQIKGSTNGTVTDMRGKYSIKVTNLQNVVIGVKFLGYAYQEVNLKPGVTVADFKLNQTANALSQVEVVAVGYGTIAKAKVLGSVAEIKAAEIEDLPVANLGTSLMNRIAGVGVSVASGKPGASTTLTLQGAYSVASGSFGITTDPLYIIDGLIAQKTDFDNLDASLIESISFLKDAQAAIYGAAADKGVVLVTTKKGKAGKPQISYTGYFGVSDAVQRPKLMSGIQLAQTINDALTAANAANTSKFSQADLDFIASNPYESWYDQLWHSSQTKRHTVNVTGGTERVTFFGGGSFYEEGGNFGTTTVRKYNIRSGMTAKVTDDLTAYISLNTNYDSSLRNTAKSDNNDTENITYTAINQVAPWIPLSINGLPTYWNGPSAVGGAFNPLAYFNNNNYTRTNNQSLNLNSSIEYRPHFIKGLTAKIQYGKNNYSTDGKNYYSTYNTYQFTSTGQNGALYSLPYTSVKTIANNAQIFLSSGSTSQYELIGSLNYARTFKSHNFDLLFVGTQNESTQNSYQIYRTNQQIPGVDQWFAFDPSTTTSQTVSTVESGNIGYVGRLNYDYKGKYLVQLIDRIDGSANFAPGKRFGSSPAAAIGWRVSEEDFFKKYLGKYISSFKVRYNIGVTGDDRVNAFLYKDRFTTYSGTTLYGSTVANGLTGNILPNPDITWEHSRAQTLGFDVGLFNDKLTITAEVWSKHYYDGLVNISATTYPATLGVSGAPINYNEANTWGETFTVGYATQVSKNWGINANINFGWGNSQLTKALYGPAQLGVVNQDNLITLGELSNTYNGTNYGLIATGIIRTQAELNAILAKNPNYTIDGKVPQVGWMNYKDINGDGKIDETSDQTYMYDSTAPIFSSGITLGATYKAFKFNINMFLQLGGKVTVPDRTAPASATSNSSQSLNQPFFWADHWTPSNPNAAYPRSDSPLINDNSTFWIRSGTRWYINNASLSYALPKALGDKFKIPNLRFILTGQNLWTIINPYNYKDVRQSGLSYYPTLRTYSLGVNLSL; encoded by the coding sequence ATGAGAAAAATTCTCCTCTTGTTTTCTGTGCTGTTGTTAATGAGCAGTGCACTAAAAGCCCAAAATAGAACCATCACCGGGGTTGTCACCGACGAGAAGGGTGAAACCCTGCCGGGCGTTACCGTTCAGATTAAAGGTAGTACCAATGGTACCGTTACCGATATGAGGGGTAAATATTCTATTAAAGTTACCAATTTACAGAATGTGGTAATAGGTGTGAAATTTCTTGGATACGCCTACCAGGAAGTAAACCTTAAGCCAGGAGTAACTGTTGCAGACTTTAAATTAAACCAAACCGCTAACGCACTGAGCCAAGTTGAGGTTGTTGCAGTGGGCTACGGTACGATAGCAAAAGCTAAGGTTTTAGGGTCCGTGGCGGAAATTAAAGCGGCGGAAATTGAGGATTTGCCAGTAGCTAATTTAGGAACCTCTTTGATGAACAGGATTGCGGGCGTGGGGGTTAGTGTTGCGTCTGGTAAGCCTGGTGCAAGTACAACACTAACCTTACAAGGGGCTTATTCGGTAGCAAGTGGTAGTTTTGGTATTACTACTGATCCATTATATATAATCGATGGTTTGATTGCTCAAAAAACTGATTTTGATAATTTGGATGCCAGTTTAATCGAATCTATTTCGTTTTTGAAGGATGCGCAGGCTGCAATTTACGGTGCTGCAGCCGATAAGGGTGTTGTACTTGTAACTACTAAAAAGGGCAAGGCTGGTAAACCTCAAATCAGTTACACCGGTTACTTTGGTGTATCTGATGCTGTACAACGGCCAAAGCTGATGAGTGGAATACAATTGGCTCAAACTATTAACGATGCATTAACAGCCGCCAATGCCGCAAATACTTCAAAATTTTCTCAAGCTGATTTGGATTTTATCGCTTCAAATCCTTATGAAAGCTGGTACGACCAATTATGGCACTCCTCTCAAACCAAGCGCCATACTGTTAACGTAACTGGCGGTACTGAACGAGTTACGTTTTTTGGTGGTGGTAGTTTTTATGAAGAGGGGGGTAACTTTGGTACAACTACCGTTCGGAAGTATAACATTCGTTCAGGTATGACTGCGAAAGTTACCGACGATTTGACAGCATACATTAGCTTAAATACAAACTATGATTCAAGTCTAAGAAATACCGCCAAATCTGACAATAATGATACTGAAAATATTACATACACAGCAATTAACCAAGTAGCACCTTGGATACCGTTAAGTATTAACGGTCTTCCTACATATTGGAATGGGCCAAGTGCTGTCGGCGGGGCATTTAACCCACTGGCTTATTTTAATAACAATAATTATACGAGAACCAACAACCAATCATTAAATCTTAACTCGTCGATAGAGTATCGTCCGCATTTTATTAAAGGTTTAACTGCAAAAATTCAATACGGAAAAAACAATTACTCAACCGATGGAAAGAATTATTATTCAACCTATAATACCTATCAATTTACCTCCACAGGACAAAATGGTGCTTTATATAGTTTGCCATATACCAGTGTTAAAACTATCGCTAACAATGCTCAAATATTTTTAAGCAGCGGCTCAACAAGCCAATATGAGTTGATCGGCTCTTTGAATTATGCCCGTACGTTCAAATCACATAATTTTGATCTTTTATTTGTTGGTACACAAAATGAATCAACACAAAATTCTTATCAGATATACCGTACCAACCAACAAATACCAGGCGTTGATCAGTGGTTTGCTTTTGATCCAAGTACAACTACATCACAAACTGTTAGTACTGTAGAGAGTGGTAACATAGGTTATGTAGGCCGTTTAAATTATGATTATAAAGGTAAATATCTTGTGCAGTTGATTGACCGTATAGATGGATCAGCAAATTTTGCTCCCGGTAAACGTTTTGGTTCATCTCCCGCCGCTGCGATTGGTTGGCGTGTAAGTGAAGAAGATTTCTTTAAGAAGTATTTGGGAAAATATATCAGTTCGTTTAAAGTGAGGTATAACATAGGGGTGACAGGTGATGATAGGGTTAATGCGTTTTTATATAAAGATAGATTTACAACTTATTCAGGAACAACATTATATGGTTCAACAGTGGCTAATGGCTTAACTGGCAATATTCTTCCTAACCCTGATATTACATGGGAGCATAGTCGCGCCCAAACCCTTGGTTTTGATGTTGGTCTTTTCAACGATAAATTAACAATTACAGCGGAGGTATGGAGTAAACACTACTATGATGGCTTAGTTAATATTTCGGCAACCACATATCCAGCAACCCTGGGTGTGAGTGGTGCTCCTATCAACTACAATGAGGCTAATACCTGGGGAGAAACTTTTACAGTTGGATATGCTACTCAAGTTAGTAAAAATTGGGGTATTAACGCAAATATTAATTTTGGTTGGGGCAACAGCCAGCTTACTAAGGCACTTTATGGGCCTGCGCAGTTAGGTGTCGTTAATCAAGACAACTTGATCACGCTTGGTGAGTTATCCAATACTTATAACGGCACCAATTATGGTTTAATTGCTACAGGTATAATTCGTACTCAAGCCGAGTTAAATGCGATTCTGGCGAAAAACCCGAACTACACTATCGACGGTAAGGTTCCGCAAGTTGGTTGGATGAATTATAAAGATATCAACGGCGATGGTAAAATTGATGAAACATCAGATCAGACATATATGTACGATAGTACTGCTCCAATTTTTTCATCAGGCATCACTTTAGGGGCCACATACAAAGCATTTAAGTTTAATATAAATATGTTTTTACAATTAGGTGGCAAAGTTACAGTTCCTGACAGGACCGCGCCAGCCAGTGCGACCAGTAACTCGTCTCAAAGCCTTAACCAGCCATTCTTCTGGGCCGATCATTGGACACCATCAAACCCTAATGCCGCATATCCACGTTCAGATTCACCGTTAATCAATGATAATTCTACTTTCTGGATACGTAGCGGTACCAGATGGTACATCAATAACGCATCTTTATCATACGCTTTACCAAAAGCTTTGGGAGATAAGTTCAAAATACCCAACTTGAGATTCATATTAACTGGTCAAAATTTGTGGACCATTATTAATCCTTATAATTATAAGGATGTAAGACAGAGTGGTTTATCATATTATCCAACACTCCGTACGTATTCTCTGGGCGTTAATTTGTCGTTGTAA
- a CDS encoding fucose isomerase, whose product MSGIQKEILLVSSGDLRLAANQICWAEQEKAEQLLTIAVDKLGYSLKRAHAYDAEKKHGFIDSQKMGIEVFRNIDPTKPIIVLETLWQYTHHVLAGLFTHQGPILTMANWSGTAPGLVGMLNLNGSLTKAGVQYSTLWSERFNDTFFEAGLNEWLLTGSIKHDQSHVQNFDTVKIPLEDEMEGRAFARQLKSEKAIMGVFDEGCMGMYNAIVPDELLHPTGFFKERLSQATLYAAMQKVSRDEAVQVLTWLLEKGMKFNWGSDDKTELTENQTIEQCKMYIAATRIASEFGCKTIGIQYQQGLKDLTVASDLVEGLLNNQDRPPVFSETGEELYAGEALPHFNEVDECAGIDALLTYQLWKHLGMPGENTLHDLRWGEHYQDENTEAFVWVFLISGAVPAAHLIDGYKGASSERQPTMYFHLGGGSLKGISKPGHIVWSRVYIMDNKLHCDIGVGESVLLPEAETQRRWQVTTPQWPIMHGVLKGVSRDQMMARHKANHIHVVYTNDEASAHRACRIKAAAMAELGLEVHFCGDISYKG is encoded by the coding sequence ATGTCAGGTATACAAAAAGAAATTTTACTGGTATCAAGCGGAGATTTAAGATTAGCCGCTAACCAGATCTGTTGGGCCGAGCAGGAAAAAGCCGAGCAATTGCTTACAATTGCCGTTGATAAATTAGGATATAGCTTAAAACGCGCCCACGCTTACGACGCTGAAAAAAAGCATGGTTTTATAGACTCTCAAAAGATGGGTATTGAGGTTTTTCGCAATATCGATCCCACTAAACCAATCATCGTACTTGAAACCTTGTGGCAATATACTCACCATGTTTTGGCTGGGTTGTTCACACATCAAGGGCCTATACTCACCATGGCTAACTGGAGCGGTACTGCACCGGGCTTAGTTGGCATGTTGAATTTAAACGGATCATTAACTAAGGCCGGAGTTCAGTATAGCACCCTTTGGAGCGAAAGATTTAACGATACCTTTTTTGAAGCGGGGTTAAACGAATGGCTTTTAACTGGCTCCATTAAACATGACCAGAGTCATGTTCAAAATTTCGATACCGTTAAAATACCTCTTGAAGATGAAATGGAAGGCAGGGCGTTTGCGCGTCAGCTAAAATCTGAAAAGGCTATTATGGGTGTTTTTGACGAAGGTTGCATGGGCATGTATAACGCTATCGTTCCAGACGAGTTACTACATCCCACAGGTTTTTTTAAGGAACGTTTAAGCCAGGCTACCCTATACGCAGCGATGCAAAAAGTTAGTCGCGACGAAGCTGTGCAGGTTTTAACCTGGCTGCTTGAAAAAGGAATGAAGTTTAACTGGGGCAGCGATGATAAAACCGAACTGACCGAAAACCAAACCATAGAGCAATGTAAAATGTACATTGCGGCCACACGCATCGCTAGTGAATTTGGATGTAAAACCATTGGCATCCAGTATCAGCAAGGGTTGAAGGACCTGACCGTGGCGAGCGATCTGGTTGAAGGGCTTTTAAATAACCAAGACAGGCCGCCTGTTTTTTCTGAAACAGGGGAGGAGTTGTACGCGGGCGAAGCCTTGCCTCATTTTAATGAAGTTGATGAGTGTGCAGGTATAGATGCCTTGCTTACCTACCAGCTATGGAAACACCTGGGTATGCCTGGCGAAAATACCTTGCATGATTTACGTTGGGGAGAACATTATCAAGATGAAAATACAGAAGCTTTTGTATGGGTGTTTTTAATATCCGGCGCAGTGCCAGCCGCCCATTTAATTGATGGTTATAAAGGCGCAAGCAGCGAAAGGCAGCCCACTATGTATTTTCATTTAGGAGGTGGTAGCTTAAAGGGCATCAGCAAACCGGGCCATATCGTGTGGAGTAGGGTATATATAATGGATAATAAATTACATTGTGATATAGGCGTAGGCGAATCTGTTTTACTGCCCGAAGCCGAAACCCAGCGCCGCTGGCAAGTCACCACACCCCAGTGGCCGATAATGCATGGTGTATTAAAAGGCGTAAGCCGTGATCAGATGATGGCACGACACAAAGCGAATCATATCCACGTGGTGTATACCAACGACGAAGCCAGCGCACACAGAGCATGCCGCATTAAGGCGGCCGCAATGGCTGAATTGGGCTTGGAAGTTCACTTTTGTGGAGATATAAGTTATAAAGGATAA
- a CDS encoding DUF3826 domain-containing protein → MKKTIKLLIAGLALITATQVKAQDAATPAQKAAQYTQVITERSNKIVSALGITDSVKYKRVLNVVVDQYRVINDIHDARNAKAKQIKEQAGADKTAANAQIAVLDTAVQVQLNQSHNKYLAKLNTNLNPTQVEKVKDLMTYNILPITYKAYLEEVLTLTDVQKAQIKTWLVEAREHAIDAESSDKKHAIFGKYKGRINNYLSAQGYDMKKESEEWQKRIKAAEGK, encoded by the coding sequence ATGAAGAAGACGATAAAACTATTGATAGCGGGATTGGCGCTGATAACGGCCACCCAGGTTAAGGCTCAGGATGCCGCCACCCCGGCACAGAAAGCAGCCCAATATACCCAGGTAATAACCGAGCGTTCTAATAAAATAGTGTCGGCCCTGGGCATAACAGATTCTGTAAAGTATAAAAGAGTTTTAAATGTTGTTGTAGATCAATACCGTGTGATTAACGATATCCATGATGCACGCAATGCAAAGGCGAAACAAATAAAAGAGCAGGCCGGAGCAGATAAAACCGCCGCAAACGCGCAAATAGCTGTACTGGATACCGCTGTTCAGGTGCAGTTAAATCAATCACATAACAAATACCTGGCTAAATTAAATACCAATTTAAATCCCACCCAGGTTGAAAAGGTAAAGGACCTGATGACTTACAATATTTTGCCAATTACTTACAAAGCCTATCTGGAAGAAGTATTAACGCTTACCGATGTACAAAAAGCCCAGATCAAAACCTGGTTGGTAGAAGCGCGCGAGCATGCGATAGATGCCGAATCATCAGATAAAAAACACGCCATTTTTGGTAAATACAAAGGTCGTATTAATAACTACCTCTCTGCCCAGGGATATGACATGAAGAAGGAAAGCGAAGAATGGCAAAAAAGGATCAAAGCAGCAGAAGGCAAATAA